One genomic region from Bombus terrestris chromosome 15, iyBomTerr1.2, whole genome shotgun sequence encodes:
- the LOC100645141 gene encoding uncharacterized protein LOC100645141, translating into MDDIQLDSMSAILDACGNDTGSPSISKAEDNLSNSDGPLIRGCIRQNSCSSVHISSENINRTTIVSSYTMSASNEKLIKRRYCLWTLTFILAIIGLCNLFLNITVIAVLRISQGMEAMEVIPDENLVKFYGKTDLDRICLQSGVCQSYGDEPMEISGNEAGVQIRVNVNNHRTDDETLAKVTILSNGTTMSKVESFEVKDPRTGIIYFTTDFPNFGLPAGVKKIDVKIAETHRITSPVNESLTVNSDDQISMQGAEGASMESKDIVWSADTDIFLRSVNGSIILDAKDGVSIDVENIPIAPLFQQNPSGHEQYKVCICMPQGKLFKVAVRAGVSSRSVNCARINRTPENDPCLR; encoded by the exons ATGGATGACATTCAATTAG ATTCAATGTCTGCCATTCTCGACGCGTGTGGAAATGATACTGGATCCCCCTCGATATCAAAGGCTGAGGATAATCTATCCAACAGCGACGGACCACTAATTAGAGGCTGCATTCGTCAAAATAGTTGCAGTAGCGTTCATATAAG TTCCGAAAACATTAATCGAACAACAATCGTGTCATCCTATACCATGTCGGCATCCAACGAGAAGTTAATAAAACGACGGTATTGTTTGTGGACCTTAACTTTTATCCTAGCGATAATTGGACTTTGTAATCTTTTTCTCAACATCACCGTAATCGCTGTCCTACGAATCAGTCAAGGAATGGAAGCAATGGAAGTGATACCTGACGAGAATCTTGTAAAGTTTTATGGGAAAACCGACTTGGACAGG ATATGCTTACAATCAGGTGTTTGTCAGAGTTACGGAGACGAGCCGATGGAAATATCCGGTAATGAAGCTGGTGTGCAAATACGCGTGAATGTGAATAACCATCGAACAGACGATGAAACGCTTGCTAAAGTAACGATTTTGTCGAACGGTACCACTATGTCAAAAGTAGAATCTTTCGAAGTGAAAGACCCCAGAACCGGCATTATTTATTTCACTACCGATTTCCCCAATTTCGGATTACCTGCAGGAGTGAAGAAAATCGACGTAAAAATCGCAGAAACGCACAGAATCACGTCACCAGTTAACGAAAGTCTTACCGTAAATTCGGATGATCAAATTTCTATGCAAGGCGCAGAAGGCGCTAGCATGGAAAGCAAAGATATCGTCTGGAGCGCGGATACAGATATTTTTTTGAGAAGCGTCAACGGAAGCATTATCCTTGATGCAAAAGATGGTGTCTCTATCGATGTAGAAAACATACCAATTGCACCACTGTTTCAACAAAATCCATCTGGTCATGAACAATATAAAGTTTGCATTTGCATGCCACAAGGAAAACTCTTCAAAGTAGCAGTTCGTGCTGGTGTCAGCAGTCGATCAGTAAATTGTGCTCGTATCAATCGAACTCCGGAAAACGATCCTTGCTTACGATAG
- the LOC100644943 gene encoding interleukin enhancer-binding factor 2 isoform X2 — MVRGGRGGMIRGGRGGMGRGMGFPRKQFLPRHPFDYTLCEAAFPRVKPAPDESDFQMALLKKNTDMCPTAKEQTSILNLVTKLQTVLDNLIVAPGSFEACQLEEVRQVGSFKKGTMIKGHNVADIVVILKTLPTKTAVEALGTKVNNDLKSVNPKEIFRLTHTERGFDIANNEATVRVLITTLHQNLRKLESDQHLDVKICQGHLAAIRHSRWFEENAHHSSIKVLIRLLRDLRSRFEGLEPLSPWMLDLLAHNAIMNNPSRQALPINQAYKRVLQLLASGLFLPGSAGISDPCEGGNIRVHTAMTLEQQDLVCLTAQTLLRVLAHGGYRPLLEGTNKLAVEMSVWAGGVVASPLDKAYEPPTEQEQQEDMEECNEEMITESA; from the exons ATGGTACGAGGTGGTCGAGGTGGAATGATTAGAGGAGGTAGAGGTGGTATGGGACGTGGAATGGGATTTCCTAGGAAACAATTCCTTCCACGCCATCCATTTGATTATACTTTGTGCGAAGCTGCATTTCCACGCGTTAAACCCGCACCAGATGAGTCAGATTTTCAGATGGCACTGTTAAAAAAGAATACAGATATGTGCCCTACAGCAAAGGAACAAACTTCCATTTTAAATCTAGTAACTAAGCTACAGACTGTACTGGATAATTTAATAGTTGCTCCAGGCAGTTTTGAAGCTTGT CAATTGGAAGAAGTGAGACAAGTAGGTAGCTTTAAAAAGGGGACAATGATCAAGGGTCACAATGTAGCTGATATTGTTGTGATTCTTAAAACATTACCTACTAAGACAGCGGTTGAAGCACTTGGTACAAAAGTTAATAATGACTTGAAGAGTGTTAATCCCAAAGAAATTTTCAGACTGACTCACACAGAGCGTGGCTTTGATATTGCTAATAATGAGGCCACAGTGCGTGTATTAATCACTACTCTACATCAGAACTTGAGAAAATTAGAGTCAGACCAGCATTTAGATGTAAAGATATGCCAAGGCCATCTTGCTGCAATCAGACATTCTCGGTGGTTTGAGGAAAATGCTCACCATTCCAGTATAAAAGTTTTAATAAGATTACTTAGAGATTTGAGAAGTAGATTTGAAGGTCTAGAGCCATTATCTCCTTGGATGTTAGATTTATTGGCACACAATGCTATAATGAATAATCCTAGTAGACAAGCATTACCAATAAATCAGGCATATAAAAGAGTACTTCAGTTACTTGCTTCTGGACTCTTCCTTCCAGGATCTGCTG GTATTTCCGACCCATGCGAAGGTGGCAATATACGTGTACATACAGCTATGACACTAGAACAACAAGATTTGGTATGTCTTACAGCCCAGACATTATTACGTGTGTTAGCTCATGGAGGCTACAGGCCATTACTTGAGGGCACTAATAAACTTGCTGTAGAGATGAGTGTATGGGCAGGTGGTGTAGTTGCTAGTCCTTTAGACAAAGCATATGAACCTCCTACAGAACAAGAGCAGCAAGAAGATATGGAAGAATGTAATGAAGAGATGATTACAGAGAGTGCTTAG
- the LOC100644943 gene encoding interleukin enhancer-binding factor 2 isoform X1, with amino-acid sequence MKQRTIIIKERNMVRGGRGGMIRGGRGGMGRGMGFPRKQFLPRHPFDYTLCEAAFPRVKPAPDESDFQMALLKKNTDMCPTAKEQTSILNLVTKLQTVLDNLIVAPGSFEACQLEEVRQVGSFKKGTMIKGHNVADIVVILKTLPTKTAVEALGTKVNNDLKSVNPKEIFRLTHTERGFDIANNEATVRVLITTLHQNLRKLESDQHLDVKICQGHLAAIRHSRWFEENAHHSSIKVLIRLLRDLRSRFEGLEPLSPWMLDLLAHNAIMNNPSRQALPINQAYKRVLQLLASGLFLPGSAGISDPCEGGNIRVHTAMTLEQQDLVCLTAQTLLRVLAHGGYRPLLEGTNKLAVEMSVWAGGVVASPLDKAYEPPTEQEQQEDMEECNEEMITESA; translated from the exons ATGAAGCAAAGgacaataataattaaaga ACGTAATATGGTACGAGGTGGTCGAGGTGGAATGATTAGAGGAGGTAGAGGTGGTATGGGACGTGGAATGGGATTTCCTAGGAAACAATTCCTTCCACGCCATCCATTTGATTATACTTTGTGCGAAGCTGCATTTCCACGCGTTAAACCCGCACCAGATGAGTCAGATTTTCAGATGGCACTGTTAAAAAAGAATACAGATATGTGCCCTACAGCAAAGGAACAAACTTCCATTTTAAATCTAGTAACTAAGCTACAGACTGTACTGGATAATTTAATAGTTGCTCCAGGCAGTTTTGAAGCTTGT CAATTGGAAGAAGTGAGACAAGTAGGTAGCTTTAAAAAGGGGACAATGATCAAGGGTCACAATGTAGCTGATATTGTTGTGATTCTTAAAACATTACCTACTAAGACAGCGGTTGAAGCACTTGGTACAAAAGTTAATAATGACTTGAAGAGTGTTAATCCCAAAGAAATTTTCAGACTGACTCACACAGAGCGTGGCTTTGATATTGCTAATAATGAGGCCACAGTGCGTGTATTAATCACTACTCTACATCAGAACTTGAGAAAATTAGAGTCAGACCAGCATTTAGATGTAAAGATATGCCAAGGCCATCTTGCTGCAATCAGACATTCTCGGTGGTTTGAGGAAAATGCTCACCATTCCAGTATAAAAGTTTTAATAAGATTACTTAGAGATTTGAGAAGTAGATTTGAAGGTCTAGAGCCATTATCTCCTTGGATGTTAGATTTATTGGCACACAATGCTATAATGAATAATCCTAGTAGACAAGCATTACCAATAAATCAGGCATATAAAAGAGTACTTCAGTTACTTGCTTCTGGACTCTTCCTTCCAGGATCTGCTG GTATTTCCGACCCATGCGAAGGTGGCAATATACGTGTACATACAGCTATGACACTAGAACAACAAGATTTGGTATGTCTTACAGCCCAGACATTATTACGTGTGTTAGCTCATGGAGGCTACAGGCCATTACTTGAGGGCACTAATAAACTTGCTGTAGAGATGAGTGTATGGGCAGGTGGTGTAGTTGCTAGTCCTTTAGACAAAGCATATGAACCTCCTACAGAACAAGAGCAGCAAGAAGATATGGAAGAATGTAATGAAGAGATGATTACAGAGAGTGCTTAG